A portion of the Archocentrus centrarchus isolate MPI-CPG fArcCen1 chromosome 19, fArcCen1, whole genome shotgun sequence genome contains these proteins:
- the oxld1 gene encoding oxidoreductase-like domain-containing protein 1, producing MLCAGVKAVRSSVSLQKLCVLSLFHMRFHWFSRCPQQLWMNHFHSGIVHRFSTGPDPPAGHNALKDSSEHADAEQNRGSSSTWTPAQGPPPAPTHCCMSGCHNCVWIEHAEQLLEYYNDGSDRALAAVEENVLDENLKTYLKMEIRLLKKT from the exons ATGCTGTGTGCGGGTGTCAAAGCTGTGAGGTCGTCGGTGTCTTTACAAAAG CTGTGCGTCCTCTCCCTGTTCCACATGAGATTTCACTGGTTCTCACGGTGTCCTCAGCAGTTATGGATGAATCATTTTCACAGTGGGATCGTTCACCGCTTCTCTACAGGACCAGATCCACCTGCTGGTCATAATGCTCTGAAAGACTCTTCTGAGCATGCTGATGCAGAGCAAAACCGTGGCTCCTCCTCCACTTGGACCCCAGCCCAGGGTCCCCCACCTGCTCCCACACACTGCTGCATGAGTGGGTGTCACAACTGTGTGTGGATCGAACatgcagagcagctgctggagtaCTATAATGATGGAAGTGACCGGGCACTTGCTGCTGTTGAGGAGAACGTCCTCGATGAGAACCTTAAAACTTACCTGAAGATGGAGATCAGACTCTTAAAAAAGACGTGA